The proteins below come from a single Desulfitobacterium metallireducens DSM 15288 genomic window:
- a CDS encoding NlpC/P60 family protein, which yields MKKILTSILCLSLMGTTLQVYPVQASNLQDQLQQYESQYNQLNTQLAGQKQETSSASAQASALQQSIQTLNESISAYQKELNIEQKNLKALENKQKELETERENHVEALGQYIRTSYEEGASSYLQVLFQASSLTDFLTRLEDVSTIINTYSKLQLDLTQINQDLSTQEAQIKEKSGSLQDLLQAKTQSQQTVQVALDKQKTLVAQLSAQEKSTYRARLNAKSNVDRVQQLIAQQELEARLAAQSPISDGGTSSTGSSSGSEPVAVSGGAQSILSYASQFLGTPYVWGGTSPSGFDCSGFTQYVFHHAGINLSRTSQSQYNQGTAVSRSNLQPGDLVFFTTYGSGATHVGIYAGNNTMIDSSNGGVTYENMNNSYWSPRYLGARRIIS from the coding sequence ATGAAGAAAATACTCACATCGATACTTTGCCTCAGCTTAATGGGAACAACTTTACAAGTCTATCCCGTTCAAGCGAGTAATTTGCAAGACCAGCTGCAACAATATGAGTCTCAGTATAATCAGTTAAATACACAATTAGCAGGACAGAAGCAAGAGACATCTAGTGCATCCGCTCAGGCGTCAGCCCTTCAACAATCGATCCAAACTTTAAATGAAAGTATCTCTGCTTATCAAAAGGAATTAAATATAGAACAAAAAAATTTAAAAGCCCTTGAGAATAAACAAAAAGAACTTGAAACCGAACGTGAAAATCATGTCGAAGCTTTAGGACAATACATACGAACAAGCTATGAAGAAGGAGCATCAAGTTATCTCCAAGTTCTTTTTCAGGCGAGTAGTTTAACTGATTTTTTAACTCGTCTGGAAGATGTATCGACGATCATTAATACTTATAGTAAACTGCAACTGGATCTAACACAGATCAATCAAGATTTATCGACACAAGAAGCTCAAATTAAAGAAAAAAGCGGTTCACTTCAAGATCTGCTTCAAGCGAAAACCCAGAGTCAGCAGACTGTTCAAGTGGCTCTCGATAAGCAAAAAACACTTGTTGCTCAATTGAGCGCACAGGAAAAATCAACCTATCGGGCAAGATTGAATGCTAAATCGAATGTGGATCGAGTTCAGCAGTTAATCGCTCAGCAAGAGTTAGAGGCACGTTTAGCCGCCCAAAGCCCAATCTCAGATGGAGGGACCAGCTCTACTGGAAGCTCGAGTGGATCTGAGCCAGTTGCTGTATCTGGGGGGGCTCAGTCCATTCTTAGTTACGCTTCACAGTTTTTGGGTACGCCTTATGTTTGGGGCGGAACAAGTCCAAGTGGCTTTGATTGTTCCGGTTTTACGCAATATGTTTTCCACCATGCGGGTATTAACTTGTCTCGGACTTCTCAGTCTCAATATAACCAGGGAACCGCAGTTTCTCGTTCAAACTTGCAACCAGGAGATCTCGTTTTCTTTACAACGTATGGTTCAGGTGCCACTCATGTGGGAATCTATGCCGGAAATAATACGATGATTGATTCTTCGAACGGTGGAGTAACCTACGAGAATATGAATAATTCTTATTGGTCACCTCGCTATCTTGGAGCTCGTCGCATAATAAGTTAG